One Desulforhopalus sp. DNA segment encodes these proteins:
- a CDS encoding transcriptional repressor, with amino-acid sequence MDRKREEWAEQRMAAMVQRLKETECRITPQRLAILEVLVQSDGHPSAEDIYRQLVKSYPTMSPATVYKTLSLLKIKGEVLELEFSDLANRYDGKKPYPHPHVICTACGLIVDQTHDGLEEIIGRVMAETGFTISTHRLDFFGICPNCRGK; translated from the coding sequence ATGGATAGAAAGCGGGAAGAATGGGCGGAACAGCGGATGGCAGCCATGGTGCAGCGTCTCAAGGAAACTGAGTGTCGCATTACTCCACAGCGGCTGGCCATTCTTGAGGTGCTGGTACAAAGCGATGGCCATCCTTCGGCGGAGGATATCTACCGGCAGCTGGTAAAAAGCTATCCGACCATGAGCCCGGCAACAGTCTACAAGACCCTGTCCCTCCTGAAAATTAAAGGGGAGGTGCTAGAGCTTGAGTTCAGCGATCTGGCCAATCGCTATGACGGCAAAAAGCCCTATCCGCATCCGCATGTCATCTGCACCGCGTGCGGACTTATCGTCGACCAGACCCATGACGGCCTCGAAGAGATCATTGGCCGGGTCATGGCCGAGACCGGTTTTACCATATCCACGCATCGGTTGGATTTTTTCGGCATCTGCCCAAACTGCCGGGGCAAATGA
- a CDS encoding DJ-1/PfpI family protein → MATKKILMLVGDFVEDYEAMVPFQMLLMVGHKVDSVCPDKKPGDTVKTAIHDFEGDQTYSEKPGHNFMITADFAAVSAADFDALVIPGGRAPEYLRLNPKVIELVQGFHKAKKPIAAICHGPQILVAAGVLAGKQCAAYPACGPDVAVAGGTWVANNDTFSNAHVDGNLVTAPAWPAHPEWIAKFLKVLGTEIKP, encoded by the coding sequence ATGGCAACAAAGAAGATTTTAATGTTGGTAGGTGATTTTGTTGAAGATTACGAGGCAATGGTACCGTTCCAGATGCTCCTTATGGTCGGCCACAAAGTCGATAGCGTCTGCCCGGATAAAAAACCGGGTGATACGGTGAAAACTGCTATTCACGATTTTGAAGGTGATCAGACCTATTCCGAGAAGCCTGGTCACAATTTCATGATAACCGCCGATTTCGCTGCTGTTTCCGCTGCCGACTTTGACGCCCTGGTGATCCCCGGCGGCCGCGCCCCCGAATATCTGCGCCTCAATCCGAAGGTTATTGAACTGGTCCAGGGTTTCCACAAGGCCAAAAAACCGATTGCGGCCATCTGCCACGGCCCGCAGATCCTGGTGGCAGCGGGAGTGCTTGCCGGCAAGCAATGTGCTGCCTATCCCGCCTGCGGCCCGGATGTGGCGGTCGCCGGCGGCACCTGGGTCGCCAATAACGACACCTTCTCCAATGCCCATGTGGACGGCAACCTGGTCACCGCCCCCGCCTGGCCTGCCCATCCGGAATGGATCGCCAAATTCCTCAAGGTGCTGGGCACTGAGATAAAGCCTTAA
- a CDS encoding transposase codes for MARIARAVAPGYPHHITQRGNRRQQTFFCDDDYQAYIELMTQWCSVYHVEIWAWCLMPNHIHLIAVPQNEDGLARAIGEAHRRYTRLINFREKWRGHLWQERFASYPMDESYLLATARYIEMNPVAAKLVQNPEDYRWSSARAHLAGEDDQLVKVMPLLELVPDWRNFLMLTPQNEVDVIHRHERTGRPLGREGFMEQMEIALKRILSPQKPGPKKNTMPPPLTKG; via the coding sequence ATGGCAAGAATAGCGCGTGCAGTAGCCCCTGGCTATCCACATCATATCACCCAGCGTGGCAACCGTCGTCAGCAGACATTTTTCTGCGACGACGACTACCAGGCGTATATCGAACTGATGACACAGTGGTGCAGCGTGTATCATGTCGAGATCTGGGCCTGGTGCCTGATGCCGAACCATATTCACCTTATCGCCGTACCGCAAAATGAGGACGGCCTGGCACGTGCTATCGGGGAAGCCCATCGCCGCTACACCCGGCTGATCAATTTTCGTGAGAAATGGCGAGGACATCTGTGGCAGGAACGATTTGCCTCGTATCCCATGGATGAATCGTATCTCTTGGCAACGGCCCGATACATTGAAATGAACCCGGTTGCTGCAAAACTTGTGCAAAACCCCGAGGATTACCGATGGAGCAGTGCTCGCGCCCATCTCGCTGGAGAGGACGATCAACTGGTAAAAGTCATGCCTCTGCTTGAGTTGGTTCCCGATTGGCGCAATTTTTTAATGCTTACACCGCAAAATGAAGTCGATGTGATTCACCGTCATGAGCGAACAGGTCGACCTTTGGGAAGGGAGGGGTTTATGGAACAAATGGAAATTGCCCTCAAAAGAATTTTAAGTCCGCAAAAACCTGGGCCTAAGAAAAACACCATGCCACCACCCCTTACTAAGGGTTAA
- the katG gene encoding catalase/peroxidase HPI → MSEVSKCPVTGKTGKTTSSKGTSNRDWWPNQLNLNILHQHAPASNPLGEDFDYAKEFQTLDLAAVKKDLYALMTDSQEWWPADWGHYGGLFIRMAWHSAGTYRTSDGRGGGGTGNQRFAPVNSWPDNVNLDKARRLLWPIKKKYGNKISWADLFILTGNCALESMGFKTFGFGGGRVDIWQPEEDIYWGAEAEWLGDKRYSGDRDLENPLAAVQMGLIYVNPEGPNGMPDVLASGRDIRETFGRMGMNDEETVALVAGGHTFGKCHGAGDPKLVGPEPEAAPIEAMGFGWKNALGSGKGDDTTSSGIEGAWTANPTKWDNGYFDLLFGYDWNLVKSPAGAFQWVPVNPDAKDLAPAAHDASKKVTTIMTTADLAMRMDPVYGPISRRFHKDPQAFADAFARAWFKLTHRDMGPKACYLGPEVPAEDLIWQDPVPAVDHPLVDDGDIKGLKAKILASGLSVAQLVTTAWASAATFRGSDKRGGANGARLRLAPQKDWQVNQPEQLAKVLGVLTGIQQAFNTAASGGKKISLADLIVLAGSAAVEAAAKAAGQTITVPFTPGRTDASQEQTDVRSFAVIEPEADGFRNFRKKAYSVSPEEMLIDRAQLLTLSAPEMTVLLGGLRVLGAGFGGSPHGVFTKKVGALTNDFFVNLLDMGTVWQAADEKGDVFEGRDRKSGEVKWTGTRVDLIFGSNSQLRALAEAYAQDDAKEKFAGEFACAWTKVMNLDRFDLK, encoded by the coding sequence ATGAGTGAAGTCAGTAAATGCCCGGTAACCGGCAAGACCGGCAAAACCACCTCCAGTAAAGGCACCTCCAACCGCGACTGGTGGCCGAACCAGTTGAACCTGAACATCCTCCATCAACACGCCCCGGCCTCAAATCCGCTGGGCGAGGATTTTGATTATGCCAAGGAATTTCAAACCCTTGATCTGGCTGCTGTAAAAAAAGACCTCTACGCCCTGATGACCGACTCGCAGGAGTGGTGGCCGGCCGACTGGGGCCACTACGGCGGCCTGTTCATCCGCATGGCCTGGCACAGCGCCGGCACCTACCGCACCTCCGATGGACGGGGCGGTGGCGGTACCGGCAACCAGCGCTTCGCCCCGGTCAACAGCTGGCCAGACAACGTCAACCTCGACAAGGCGCGGCGCCTGCTCTGGCCGATCAAGAAAAAATACGGCAACAAGATCTCCTGGGCCGACCTCTTTATCCTCACCGGCAACTGCGCCCTGGAGTCGATGGGCTTTAAGACCTTTGGTTTTGGCGGCGGACGAGTCGACATCTGGCAGCCGGAGGAGGATATCTACTGGGGAGCCGAGGCTGAATGGCTCGGCGACAAACGCTATAGCGGCGACCGTGATCTGGAAAACCCCCTGGCCGCCGTGCAGATGGGGCTGATCTATGTCAACCCGGAGGGCCCGAACGGCATGCCCGACGTCCTCGCCTCAGGCCGCGATATCCGCGAAACCTTTGGCCGCATGGGCATGAATGACGAGGAAACCGTGGCGCTTGTAGCCGGCGGCCATACCTTCGGCAAGTGCCATGGCGCCGGTGACCCGAAACTGGTTGGTCCGGAACCTGAGGCCGCCCCCATTGAGGCCATGGGCTTCGGCTGGAAGAATGCTCTCGGCAGCGGCAAGGGCGACGACACGACCAGCAGCGGCATCGAAGGTGCCTGGACGGCGAACCCGACCAAATGGGATAATGGCTATTTCGACCTGCTCTTTGGCTACGACTGGAACCTGGTGAAGAGTCCGGCCGGCGCCTTCCAATGGGTACCGGTAAACCCGGATGCAAAAGACCTTGCCCCGGCAGCCCACGATGCATCGAAGAAAGTGACCACCATCATGACCACCGCCGATCTGGCGATGCGCATGGATCCTGTCTACGGGCCGATCTCCCGCCGATTTCACAAGGACCCCCAGGCCTTCGCCGACGCCTTTGCCCGCGCCTGGTTCAAGCTGACCCACCGCGACATGGGCCCGAAGGCCTGCTATCTCGGTCCCGAGGTTCCGGCTGAGGACCTTATCTGGCAGGACCCGGTTCCCGCCGTCGATCATCCCCTGGTCGACGACGGAGATATCAAGGGTCTGAAAGCCAAGATCCTCGCATCCGGCCTGTCAGTAGCTCAGCTCGTTACCACCGCCTGGGCCTCGGCCGCAACCTTCCGCGGCTCGGACAAACGCGGCGGCGCCAACGGTGCCCGTCTGCGCCTTGCACCGCAAAAGGACTGGCAGGTCAACCAGCCGGAACAGTTGGCCAAGGTGCTCGGCGTACTGACCGGCATCCAACAGGCCTTTAACACGGCGGCAAGCGGCGGCAAGAAGATATCCCTTGCCGACCTTATTGTCCTTGCCGGTTCGGCGGCGGTCGAGGCGGCGGCAAAAGCGGCCGGGCAGACCATCACCGTCCCCTTCACGCCCGGCCGCACCGATGCCAGCCAGGAGCAGACCGATGTCAGGTCCTTTGCCGTGATTGAGCCCGAGGCCGATGGCTTCCGCAATTTCCGGAAGAAGGCCTACTCCGTTTCCCCCGAGGAAATGCTCATTGACCGTGCCCAGCTCTTGACGCTGAGTGCCCCGGAGATGACGGTGCTGCTCGGCGGCCTGCGCGTCCTTGGCGCGGGTTTTGGCGGATCACCCCATGGGGTATTTACCAAGAAGGTGGGAGCGCTCACCAATGACTTTTTCGTCAACCTGCTCGATATGGGCACCGTCTGGCAGGCCGCTGACGAGAAAGGGGATGTCTTTGAGGGGCGGGACCGCAAAAGCGGCGAAGTGAAATGGACGGGAACCCGGGTCGACCTGATCTTCGGCTCCAACTCCCAGCTGCGGGCTCTCGCCGAGGCCTATGCCCAGGATGATGCCAAGGAAAAATTCGCAGGGGAATTCGCCTGCGCCTGGACGAAGGTCATGAATCTTGATCGCTTTGACCTGAAGTAA
- a CDS encoding DUF1778 domain-containing protein: MGSLSIRGVDENLSALLKEAASLEHKSINQFVLDIIKKQVGMHKEKRFTQEWHDLDKLFGKWSEEDFHRIQGKIANERHIDEELWK, encoded by the coding sequence ATGGGATCACTATCTATCCGCGGAGTTGACGAGAATCTATCAGCATTACTAAAGGAAGCGGCTTCTTTGGAACATAAAAGCATCAATCAGTTTGTTCTCGATATCATCAAGAAGCAGGTGGGGATGCATAAGGAAAAACGCTTCACCCAAGAATGGCATGATTTGGACAAGCTGTTTGGTAAATGGTCGGAGGAGGATTTTCACCGTATCCAGGGCAAGATCGCCAACGAGCGGCACATAGACGAAGAGCTGTGGAAATGA
- a CDS encoding BrnA antitoxin family protein — MSKVKKVPDFKTEDEERVFWESHDSSDYVDWNQAQPASFSNLKPSTQTISLRLPKTLLDRIKIEANKRDMPYQSLIKVWLAEDVKGSRMP; from the coding sequence ATGAGCAAAGTCAAAAAGGTACCTGACTTTAAAACAGAAGACGAAGAACGTGTTTTTTGGGAAAGTCACGATTCGAGTGACTATGTGGATTGGAATCAGGCACAGCCGGCCTCTTTCTCGAATTTGAAGCCGTCCACCCAAACCATATCGCTTCGCCTGCCAAAAACCTTGCTTGATCGCATCAAGATTGAGGCGAACAAGCGCGATATGCCGTATCAGTCACTCATAAAGGTCTGGCTCGCTGAAGATGTGAAAGGCAGCCGGATGCCTTGA
- a CDS encoding type II toxin-antitoxin system VapC family toxin produces the protein MNKILIDTNIYSYAMRGDSRAVEVLRKAVHIGISVISIGELFSGFKGGSKEKENRNELGIFLDSPRVSLYAVDEYTAEYYCAILNQLRLSGTPIPTNDIWIAAVAFQHGLPLYTLDKHFSNVEGLLLRYCHDETENP, from the coding sequence ATGAACAAAATTCTTATAGATACCAACATTTACTCCTATGCCATGCGGGGTGATTCGAGGGCAGTTGAGGTGCTGCGCAAAGCTGTCCATATCGGGATCAGCGTTATTTCCATCGGTGAACTCTTCTCCGGTTTTAAGGGTGGCAGCAAAGAAAAGGAAAACCGTAATGAGCTCGGGATTTTTCTCGACTCACCACGGGTGTCTCTTTACGCCGTCGATGAATACACCGCGGAGTATTATTGCGCCATTCTCAACCAGTTGAGACTCTCCGGCACCCCCATCCCTACCAATGATATCTGGATCGCAGCGGTGGCATTTCAGCATGGGCTGCCACTCTACACACTGGATAAACATTTTTCCAATGTCGAGGGCTTGCTGCTGCGCTATTGCCACGACGAAACTGAAAACCCCTGA
- a CDS encoding BrnT family toxin: protein MIDWSQILGFNWDEGNSRKNVEKHSVGQSEAEQVFFNQPLLVLMDEKHSQQELRYHVLGVTDDARLLHITFTLRAAGTLIRVISARDMHRKEKTFYEQSQKGT from the coding sequence ATGATTGATTGGTCACAAATTCTCGGCTTTAACTGGGATGAAGGTAATTCTCGGAAGAATGTCGAAAAACATAGTGTCGGGCAATCTGAGGCCGAGCAAGTTTTCTTTAATCAGCCACTCTTGGTGTTGATGGACGAAAAACACAGCCAACAGGAGCTGCGTTACCACGTCCTTGGTGTAACTGACGATGCCCGGTTGTTGCACATTACCTTTACCTTGCGAGCAGCAGGGACATTGATCCGAGTGATTTCCGCTCGTGATATGCACCGTAAGGAGAAAACATTTTATGAGCAAAGTCAAAAAGGTACCTGA
- a CDS encoding XTP/dITP diphosphatase: MFSMLVVATRNKNKLREFREILAGTTLEVRSLDDFGPIPEAIEDGATFDDNAYKKALHTAKILGLPAIADDSGLVVDALGGAPGVYSARYAGEDATDDKNCAKLLQELAGKTDRRAHFQCVLSIAVPSGPALTYEGRCDGVIIDEKRGNNGFGYDPLFYFPELGKTFAELSSEEKHRVSHRGKALAEMKAEIDKVEKWLNQRLAEAKPPKPDHSQFMDNDWSVDKKH, translated from the coding sequence ATGTTTTCAATGCTGGTAGTGGCGACGAGAAATAAGAACAAATTGCGGGAGTTCCGGGAGATCCTCGCAGGCACGACGCTTGAGGTTCGCTCGCTCGATGACTTCGGCCCGATCCCCGAGGCTATCGAAGACGGTGCGACCTTTGACGACAACGCCTACAAGAAGGCCCTGCATACCGCGAAGATCCTGGGATTGCCGGCGATTGCCGACGACTCCGGCCTGGTCGTCGATGCCCTCGGCGGGGCGCCGGGCGTTTATTCCGCCCGCTACGCTGGCGAGGATGCCACCGATGACAAGAACTGCGCCAAATTACTACAGGAACTGGCCGGTAAGACCGACCGGCGGGCACATTTCCAGTGCGTTTTGTCGATTGCCGTGCCCTCCGGTCCGGCGCTGACCTACGAGGGGCGCTGCGACGGGGTGATCATCGACGAGAAGCGCGGCAATAACGGCTTCGGCTACGACCCGCTGTTTTATTTCCCCGAGCTCGGCAAGACCTTTGCCGAATTGTCGTCAGAAGAGAAGCACCGGGTCAGTCACCGCGGCAAGGCCTTGGCCGAAATGAAGGCAGAGATCGATAAGGTGGAAAAATGGCTGAACCAGCGCCTTGCCGAGGCGAAGCCGCCAAAGCCCGATCACAGCCAGTTTATGGACAACGACTGGTCGGTTGACAAGAAGCATTGA
- a CDS encoding MmcQ/YjbR family DNA-binding protein, whose amino-acid sequence MDTNTLEKFLESFKAAERSFPFGPEALVFKVMGKMFALESQGEETPRVTLKCDPVDAANLVDQFASIVPGYYMNKKHWVTISLTGEVPEEMILDLAGESYRLVVGTLSKKHRQELI is encoded by the coding sequence ATGGATACAAACACACTGGAGAAGTTTCTAGAAAGCTTTAAAGCCGCGGAACGAAGTTTCCCTTTCGGGCCGGAGGCACTGGTTTTCAAGGTAATGGGCAAGATGTTCGCCCTGGAGTCGCAGGGCGAGGAGACGCCGCGGGTGACGCTGAAATGCGATCCGGTCGATGCGGCCAATCTGGTTGACCAGTTTGCCTCTATCGTCCCGGGCTACTATATGAACAAGAAGCACTGGGTCACTATCTCGCTGACCGGCGAGGTGCCGGAGGAAATGATTCTTGACCTGGCGGGTGAATCCTATCGGCTGGTGGTGGGAACGCTCAGTAAAAAACACCGGCAAGAGCTCATTTGA
- a CDS encoding transposase translates to MARIARAVAPGYPHHITQRGNRRQQTFFCDDDYLAYIELMTQWCSVYHVEIWAWCLMPNHVHLIAVPQNEDGLARAIEEAHRRYTRLINFREKWRGHLWQERFSSYPMDESYLLATARYIEMNPVAAKLVQNPEDYRWSSARTHLAGEDDQLVKAMPLLELVPDWRNFLMLTPQNEVDGIHRHERTGRPLGREGFMEQMEIALKRILSPQKPGPKKNTMPPPLTKG, encoded by the coding sequence TATCACCCAGCGTGGCAACCGTCGTCAGCAGACTTTTTTCTGCGACGACGATTACCTGGCGTATATCGAACTGATGACACAATGGTGCAGCGTGTATCATGTCGAGATCTGGGCCTGGTGCCTGATGCCGAATCACGTTCACCTTATCGCCGTACCGCAAAATGAGGACGGCCTGGCACGTGCTATCGAGGAAGCCCATCGCCGCTACACCCGGCTGATCAATTTTCGTGAGAAATGGCGAGGACATCTGTGGCAAGAACGATTTTCCTCGTATCCCATGGATGAATCGTATCTCTTGGCAACAGCCCGATATATTGAAATGAACCCGGTTGCTGCAAAACTTGTGCAAAACCCCGAGGATTACCGATGGAGCAGTGCTCGCACCCATCTCGCTGGAGAGGACGATCAACTGGTAAAAGCCATGCCTCTGCTCGAGTTGGTTCCCGATTGGCGCAATTTTTTAATGCTTACACCGCAAAATGAAGTCGATGGGATTCACCGTCATGAGCGGACAGGTCGACCGTTGGGAAGGGAGGGTTTTATGGAACAAATGGAAATTGCCCTCAAAAGAATTTTAAGTCCGCAAAAACCTGGGCCTAAGAAAAACACCATGCCACCGCCCCTTACCAAGGGTTAG